One window of Trichoderma breve strain T069 chromosome 3, whole genome shotgun sequence genomic DNA carries:
- a CDS encoding HMG (high mobility group) box domain-containing protein, with protein MQPGRMSQELEAIFRELGIAQYLDTFVEQGFDTWETILDIQESDLDALGVKLGHRRRLQRRIANARGIDPSISLSSIKSTPEESKHDGAHKKREPPSHGGELIIVPKRKYRRHPKPDENAPERPMSAYVLFSNKLRENLKGDRSLSFTEIAKLVGENWQSLPLAEREIYEAQARASKERYYREMAIYKETPEYRKYMEYLEEFNEKQAKPNQGHDDAKRARLEKNELLHGSSSAGSSTVGSSIAMGGSTSTASGSSSERMRESESREPPNLRHNSGNSILSASDSQHSSVASMPSPAATHFDVDMSAKNKSRHLRRGSSSLRGITHQADVSQPPYLPSLSDMLAPGQRKTSGPVTENAGFMHGFATANPRMPVTHGTHSLPLAPVPPLYHETSSSGSSVPTTSSRVSRKLSDGHLSIHALLSDHDQTPHHRDESPSYTTSYVASPVERGRPAFGQFQGPKGYGFQTASSAFQNMKVEETSDGDVLMTSADVPLSSSNTIEVFDQNPLSPWQRSSRVTMYWVADHGDHTELPLVGNLWKVV; from the exons ATGCAGCCCGGCCGCATGagccaagagctggaggccaTCTTCAGGGAGCTTGGTATCGCCCAGTATCTCGACACGTTTGTGGAGCAAGGCTTTGATACTTGGGAAACGATTCTCGATATACAAGAATCTGATCT TGATGCTTTGGGCGTCAAGCTGGGCCATCGCAGA AGGCTTCAGCGGCGAATTGCCAATGCAAGGGGAATCGATCCTAGTATTTCACTCTCATCAATAAAATCCACCCCGGAAGAATCAAAACATGACGGAGCTCATAAAAAGAGAGAGCCTCCTAGCCACGGTGGAGAGCTTATCATAGTTCCGAAGCGCAAATATCGGCGACACCCCAAG CCCGATGAGAATGCACCTGAACGACCTATGTCCGCATATGTGCTTTTCTCTAATA AGTTGAGGGAGAATTTGAAAGGAGACCGCAGTCTTTCGTTCACGGAAATCGCAAAGCTGGTCGGAGAGAATTGGCAGAGCCTCCCATTAGCAGAGAGGGAGATATATGAAGCTCAAGCGAGAGCCAGCAAAGAGCGGTACTATCGTGAGATGGCAATCTACAAGGAGACGCCAGAGTACCGCAAGTATATGGAATATCTAGAAGAGTTCAATGAGAAGCAGGCCAAACCCAATCAAG GCCATGATGACGCGAAACGAGCAAGACTCGAGAAGAATGAACTTTTGCACGGGAGTAGTAGTGCAGGAAGTAGCACCGTGGGCAGCAGCATAGCGATGGGTGGCTCAACCTCGACTGCTAGTGGTAGTAGCAGTGAGAGAATGCGTGAAAGTGAATCTCGAGAGCCTCCGAATCTTCGGCATAACAGTGGGAACTCGATCTTGTCTGCTTCGGACTCACAACATTCCTCGGTAGCCTCGATGCCATCCCCAGCGGCGACACACTTTGACGTGGATATGTCCGCGAAAAACAAGTCGCGCCACTTGCGACGAGGCTCCTCGTCATTAAGAGGAATAACACACCAAGCCGATGTATCACAGCCACCATACTTGCCATCACTTTCGGATATGTTGGCCCCCggacaaaggaaaacaagCGGCCCGGTGACTGAGAATGCCGGGTTTATGCATGGCTTTGCAACAGCTAACCCCAGAATGCCTGTAACCCACGGAACACACTCGTTGCCACTCGCTCCAGTACCGCCACTCTATCATGAGACGTCCTCCAGTGGCAGCAGCGTACCGACAACGTCAAGCAGAGTTAGTCGTAAATTGAGCGATGGTCATCTGTCAATCCATGCACTATTGTCAGACCATGATCAAACTCCCCACCACAGAGATGAGAGCCCCTCGTATACGACTAGCTACGTCGCTAGTCCAGTTGAGCGAGGGAGGCCAGCCTTTGGACAATTCCAGGGTCCTAAGGGATACG GATTTCAGACAgcctcctctgcctttcAAAACATGAAAGTCGAGGAGACAAGCGATGGCGATGTGCTGATGACCTCAGCAGATGTGCCGCTTTCTAGCTCCAACACCATTGAG GTTTTTGACCAAAACCCTCTCTCCCCCTGGCAACGATCTAGTCGAGTCACCATGTACTGGGTAGCTGATCATGGTGATCACACGGAGCTGCCACTAGTAGGCAACCTGTGGAAAGTCGTTTGA